One Hermetia illucens chromosome 4, iHerIll2.2.curated.20191125, whole genome shotgun sequence DNA segment encodes these proteins:
- the LOC119655527 gene encoding zinc metalloproteinase nas-6-like isoform X3, translated as MFLKLSIVALLSLACLANPNARLQPTPEEKRLEEAGGFFQGDMRFPPGRNGITNTNQRWTNKIVYYDISPSFTEPEKNYIIGAINAIQAASCVRFERRTNQKNYVYVTRENSGCWSYVGMIGGRQDLNLQSNGCVYHGTAVHEFLHALGFQHQQSASSRDNYVSIQWGNIQSGMEYNFDKYSSSQVTDFGYGYDYESIMHYDQYAFSKNGGRTITTHNAAYQNIIGNRNDLSHLDIQKLRAMYNC; from the exons ATGTTTTTGAAGCTGTCAATTGTTGCTCTTTTGAGTTTGGCTTGTCTGGCCAATCCAAATGCCAGACTCCAACCGACCCCGGAGGAGAAGAGGTTGGAGGAAGCAGGAGGTTTCTTCCAAGGTGATATGCGTTTCCCACCTGGGCGCAATGGAATAACGAATACCAACCAAAGATGGACTAACAAGATTGTTTACTACGATATCAGTCCCTCTTTCA CTGAACCAGAAAAGAACTACATCATTGGAGCCATCAATGCCATCCAGGCTGCCAGTTGTGTTAGATTCGAAAGAAGGACCAACCAAAAGAACTATGTTTATGTCACT CGTGAAAACTCTGGTTGCTGGTCTTATGTTGGTATGATTGGAGGCAGACAAGATTTGAATTTGCAATCCAACGGATGTGTCTACCATGGTACTGCCGTTCATGAGTTCCTTCACGCTCTTGGGTTCCAACATCAACAAAGTGCTTCCAGCCGCGATAATTACGTCAGCATTCAATGGGGAAACATTCAGTCTGGAATGGAGTACAATTTCGACAAATATTCATCATCTCAGGTCACTGACTTTGGCTATGGATACGACTACGAAAGTATTATGCATTACGACCAATAtgctttcagcaagaatggaGGAAGGACTATCACAACTCATAACGCCGCttaccaaaacatcattggaaaccgTAATGATTTGagccaccttgacattcagaaaCTTAGGGCTATGTACAATTGTTAA
- the LOC119655527 gene encoding zinc metalloproteinase nas-6-like isoform X2 yields the protein MFLKLSIVALLSLACLANPNARLQPTPEEKRLEEAGGFFQGDMRFPPGRNGITNTNQRWTNKIVYYDISPSFTGPEKNYIIGAINAIQAASCVRFERRSNQNNYVYVTRENSGCWSYVGMIGGRQDLNLQANGCVYHGTAVHEFLHALGFHHQQSASSRDNYVSIEWGNVQSGTEHNFDKYSSSQVTDFGFGYDYESIMHYDQYAFSKNGGRTITTHNAAYQNVIGNRNDLSHFDIQKLRAMYNC from the exons ATGTTTTTGAAGCTGTCAATTGTTGCTCTTTTGAGTTTGGCTTGTCTGGCCAATCCAAATGCCAGACTCCAACCGACCCCGGAGGAGAAGAGGTTGGAGGAAGCAGGAGGTTTCTTCCAAGGTGATATGCGTTTCCCACCTGGGCGCAATGGAATAACGAATACCAACCAAAGATGGACTAACAAGATTGTTTACTACGATATCAGTCCCTCTTTCA CTGGACCAGAAAAGAACTACATCATTGGAGCCATCAATGCCATCCAGGCTGCCAGTTGTGTTAGATTCGAAAGAAGGAGCAACCAAAACAACTATGTTTATGTCACT CGTGAAAACTCTGGTTGCTGGTCTTATGTTGGTATGATTGGAGGCAGACAAGATTTGAACTTGCAAGCCAATGGATGTGTCTACCATGGTACTGCCGTTCACGAGTTCCTCCATGCTCTTGGATTCCATCATCAACAAAGTGCTTCCAGCCGCGATAATTACGTCAGCATTGAATGGGGAAACGTCCAATCTGGAACGGAGCACAATTTCGACAAATATTCATCATCTCAAGTTACTGACTTTGGCTTTGGATATGACTACGAAAGTATTATGCACTACGACCAATACGCTTTCAGCAAGAACGGAGGAAGGACTATCACAACTCATAACGCCGCTTACCAAAACGTCATTGGAAACCGTAATGATTTGAGCcactttgatatccaaaaactcAGGGCTATGTATAATTGCTAA
- the LOC119655527 gene encoding zinc metalloproteinase nas-6-like isoform X1: MFLKLSIVALLSLACLANPNARLQPTPAEKRLEEAGGFFQGDMRFPPGRNGITNTNQRWTNKIVYYDISSSFTEPEKNYIIGAINAIQAASCVRFERRTNQKNYVYVTRENSGCWSYVGMIGGRQDLNLQSNGCVYHGTAVHEFLHALGFQHQQSASSRDNYVSIQWGNIQSGMEYNFDKYSSSQVTDFGYGYDYESIMHYDQYAFSKNGGRTITTHNAAYQNIIGNRNDLSHLDIQKLRAMYNC, translated from the exons ATGTTTTTGAAACTGTCAATTGTTGCTCTTTTGAGTTTGGCTTGTTTGGCCAATCCAAATGCCAGACTCCAACCGACCCCGGCCGAGAAGAGGTTGGAGGAAGCAGGAGGTTTCTTCCAAGGTGATATGCGTTTCCCACCTGGACGCAATGGAATAACGAATACCAACCAAAGATGGACTAACAAGATTGTTTACTACGATATCAGTTCCTCTTTCA CTGAACCAGAAAAGAACTACATCATTGGAGCCATCAATGCCATCCAGGCTGCCAGTTGTGTTAGATTCGAAAGAAGGACCAACCAAAAGAACTATGTTTATGTCACT CGTGAAAACTCTGGTTGCTGGTCTTATGTTGGTATGATTGGAGGCAGACAAGATTTGAATTTGCAATCCAACGGATGTGTCTACCATGGTACTGCCGTTCATGAGTTCCTTCACGCTCTTGGGTTCCAACATCAACAAAGTGCTTCCAGCCGCGATAATTACGTCAGCATTCAATGGGGAAACATTCAGTCTGGAATGGAGTACAATTTCGACAAATATTCATCATCTCAGGTCACTGACTTTGGCTATGGATACGACTACGAAAGTATTATGCATTACGACCAATAtgctttcagcaagaatggaGGAAGGACTATCACAACTCATAACGCCGCttaccaaaacatcattggaaaccgTAATGATTTGagccaccttgacattcagaaaCTTAGGGCTATGTACAATTGTTAA